A window from Mycolicibacterium tokaiense encodes these proteins:
- a CDS encoding VOC family protein: MAESGTPVSDGHKNLHSERGALHGEHPGRARNPTIRVADIAWLEFDKPDLMRAEAFARAFGFGVALRDPHQLHLRGTRAGSPCVILRRGPHTRFAGLALRATDEIDVLRLADETGAPLQRLPEALGGVGVHLVDPSGTPVRVVAGLHELPAQLEQPPQVRNAGAAPDRVNTTVRPPRVPARVQRLGHVVLQSTTYLQTLNWYLDTFGMIVSDFLFFPGQRDRGPAMSFIRCDRGTAPADHHTLALALGPANRYVHSAYEVSDLDALAAGGEFLEERGYFRSWGIGRHIQGSQVFDYWRDPDGFLVEHFADGDVFDNTLEPGWAPFTASGLAQWGPPVTKDFLDASPRAARHQAACMLAALRGDNEFDLHRLIGLMKVATT, translated from the coding sequence ATGGCCGAGAGTGGGACGCCTGTTTCCGACGGACACAAAAATCTGCACAGTGAACGCGGGGCGCTGCACGGTGAGCATCCCGGCCGCGCACGGAACCCGACGATCCGAGTGGCGGACATCGCGTGGCTGGAATTCGACAAACCCGATCTGATGCGGGCGGAGGCGTTCGCCCGCGCCTTCGGCTTCGGGGTCGCGCTGCGGGATCCGCACCAGCTCCATCTCCGCGGCACACGAGCGGGTTCGCCGTGTGTGATCCTGCGGCGCGGCCCGCACACCCGTTTCGCGGGACTCGCGCTGAGAGCCACCGACGAGATCGACGTGCTGCGCTTGGCCGACGAGACCGGGGCTCCGTTGCAGCGCCTTCCCGAAGCACTCGGAGGTGTGGGGGTGCACTTGGTCGATCCCAGCGGCACACCGGTCCGGGTGGTCGCCGGGCTGCACGAACTACCCGCTCAACTTGAGCAGCCGCCCCAGGTGCGCAACGCCGGGGCTGCTCCCGACCGGGTCAACACCACGGTCCGCCCGCCGCGGGTCCCCGCCCGCGTTCAGCGCCTGGGTCACGTCGTGCTGCAGTCCACCACCTACCTGCAGACGCTGAACTGGTACCTGGACACCTTCGGGATGATCGTCAGCGACTTCCTGTTCTTTCCCGGGCAGCGTGATCGCGGGCCCGCGATGAGCTTCATCCGCTGCGATCGCGGCACCGCCCCTGCCGACCACCACACCCTCGCGCTGGCGCTCGGGCCGGCCAATCGCTACGTCCATTCGGCGTATGAGGTCAGTGACCTCGACGCGCTGGCCGCCGGCGGCGAATTCCTGGAAGAGCGCGGCTATTTCCGGTCCTGGGGGATCGGTCGTCACATCCAGGGTAGCCAGGTGTTCGACTACTGGCGGGACCCGGACGGCTTCCTGGTGGAACACTTCGCTGACGGTGACGTGTTCGACAACACCCTCGAACCCGGCTGGGCCCCGTTCACCGCATCGGGCCTCGCGCAGTGGGGCCCCCCGGTCACCAAGGATTTCCTCGATGCCAGTCCACGTGCAGCCCGGCACCAGGCGGCGTGCATGCTCGCCGCCTTGCGGGGCGACAACGAATTCGATCTCCATCGCCTCATCGGCCTGATGAAAGTAGCCACCACATGA
- the modA gene encoding molybdate ABC transporter substrate-binding protein, with amino-acid sequence MKQRLRLVVAVVGTTALVAGCSGSSDPAARPQTSENSGTITVFAAASLKKTFTELGEKFTEANPGTEVNFNFAGSSDLATQLTQGAPADVFASADATNMTKAVDAGIIAGAPVNFATNTLTIVTAPGNPKGITSFADLAADGTSVVVCAPQVPCGSATETVEQETGVTLAPVSEESAVTDVLGKITSGQADAGLVYVTDARGAGDAVTEVPFPESGGAVNTYPIAVLEESADAATAQQFVALVTGPVGRAVLTGAGFAAP; translated from the coding sequence ATGAAGCAGCGCCTCCGTCTCGTCGTCGCAGTGGTGGGCACCACCGCACTGGTGGCCGGCTGTTCCGGCTCTTCGGATCCCGCGGCCAGGCCGCAGACATCCGAGAACTCCGGAACCATCACGGTGTTCGCCGCCGCGTCGCTGAAAAAGACCTTCACCGAGCTGGGCGAGAAGTTCACCGAAGCCAACCCCGGCACCGAGGTCAACTTCAACTTCGCCGGTTCCTCCGATCTGGCGACGCAGCTGACGCAGGGCGCACCCGCGGACGTGTTCGCCTCCGCCGACGCCACCAACATGACCAAGGCCGTGGACGCCGGCATCATCGCCGGCGCCCCGGTGAACTTCGCCACCAACACCCTGACCATTGTCACTGCGCCCGGAAACCCCAAGGGCATAACGTCGTTCGCCGACCTGGCCGCCGACGGCACCTCGGTGGTGGTGTGCGCACCCCAGGTGCCGTGCGGATCGGCCACCGAGACGGTGGAGCAGGAGACCGGGGTGACCCTCGCCCCGGTGAGCGAAGAGTCGGCGGTCACTGACGTCCTCGGCAAGATCACCTCGGGTCAGGCGGACGCGGGCCTCGTCTACGTCACCGATGCCAGGGGCGCCGGCGACGCGGTGACGGAGGTGCCGTTCCCCGAATCCGGGGGCGCGGTGAACACCTACCCCATCGCCGTTCTCGAGGAGTCCGCCGATGCCGCCACAGCACAGCAGTTCGTCGCGCTGGTGACCGGTCCGGTGGGACGGGCGGTCCTCACCGGGGCAGGTTTTGCCGCGCCGTGA
- a CDS encoding acyl-CoA thioesterase, translating into MVSGVSRIGRSSFTYLHEAREPGQVVGKGQATIVLGTSSGPMVLPDQLIDDLQDLAIPGGEGGSGRASDAQRHRDHYPWWTTVRTRVADLDSNRHVNFQVLLTWYEEAVAGVVWAAGGAQGSTPSPELSTRRLGIEYAGEVTFPGDYQIGVRVSAVLDDAIQYELAIFGDDRCLGTAQAETPRGSLNPAALPGIDV; encoded by the coding sequence GTGGTGTCGGGTGTCAGCCGGATCGGGCGTTCCTCGTTCACCTACCTGCACGAAGCCCGGGAGCCAGGCCAGGTGGTGGGCAAGGGACAGGCGACGATTGTGCTCGGAACCTCGAGCGGCCCCATGGTTCTTCCTGACCAATTGATCGACGACCTGCAGGACCTGGCGATTCCCGGTGGTGAAGGTGGTTCGGGCAGAGCGTCCGATGCACAGCGACATCGCGACCACTACCCGTGGTGGACAACCGTCCGAACACGTGTGGCGGACTTGGACTCGAATCGCCACGTCAACTTCCAGGTGCTTCTGACGTGGTACGAAGAGGCCGTGGCCGGGGTGGTGTGGGCCGCCGGAGGTGCACAGGGATCAACGCCTTCACCGGAACTGTCGACCCGTCGTCTGGGCATCGAATACGCCGGTGAGGTGACGTTTCCCGGCGACTACCAGATCGGGGTCAGAGTCAGTGCTGTACTCGACGACGCAATACAGTACGAGCTGGCCATCTTTGGCGATGATCGGTGCCTCGGAACGGCGCAGGCAGAAACCCCCCGCGGGAGCTTGAACCCAGCAGCTCTACCGGGCATCGACGTCTGA
- a CDS encoding acyl-CoA synthetase, which translates to MTPDLLWPTSRSPRDLTTIEQIPLEQRGLPACTYDVVLRAGRLWPDRTAITVLADGTDFERSARRTFAELAADVTRAARVLRHFGIGRHDGVLLISPNCDELITATLAAQAAGIAVPINGSLSGEHVAELARLSGARVLITAAPELDPAGVRRAAELATAGLIDTVLLVRPTLAAGTPGPLPELPGVTVAYLSALAAEQRTDPLEEGPAETADLAALFHTGGTTGTPKLAAHTHGNEVTDAWMVAISADLADDAVIFAALPLFHVNALIVTLLAPLLRGRPVVWAGPLGYRDVGLYKNFWRIVEFYRLAAMSAVPTVYAVLAQIPVDADISTMTSAVSGASALPDTVRQDFLKATGVSLVEGYGLTEATCASARSFAADPRPGSVGQRMPYQRFRVVQPAADGTWQDVPGGQVGTLLISGPTVFPGYVTNRTEAGYVLDGRGALHDGWLDTGDLAGVDDDGFVYLAGRAKDLIIRGGHNIDPAVIEEALLAHPDVTAAAAVARPDVHSGEVPVGFVTVRPGAAVTGQDVTAFVGARISERAAVPKTVTIIDAIPVTDVGKPYKVPLRAAAAEEALTEALAEQPGVLTIRGQVEAGAPTVVLTLDEAADRQAVERVVKSFAVNYQILQQ; encoded by the coding sequence ATGACTCCCGACCTGCTCTGGCCCACTTCCCGGTCGCCGCGGGACCTGACCACCATCGAGCAGATCCCGCTGGAACAGCGAGGCCTGCCGGCGTGTACCTATGATGTCGTGCTGCGGGCCGGACGGTTGTGGCCGGACCGCACTGCAATCACCGTCCTGGCCGACGGCACCGACTTCGAGCGATCTGCCCGCCGCACGTTCGCCGAACTCGCCGCCGACGTGACCCGGGCGGCACGAGTACTGCGGCATTTCGGCATCGGCCGACACGACGGGGTGCTGTTGATCAGCCCCAACTGCGACGAACTGATCACAGCCACGCTCGCGGCGCAGGCCGCCGGCATTGCCGTACCGATCAACGGATCGTTGTCCGGCGAGCACGTGGCCGAGTTGGCGCGGCTCTCGGGCGCCCGGGTCCTGATCACCGCGGCCCCCGAACTGGACCCAGCCGGTGTCAGACGCGCCGCGGAACTGGCCACAGCGGGTCTGATCGACACCGTGCTGCTGGTGCGCCCCACGCTGGCAGCGGGCACACCGGGGCCACTGCCAGAGCTGCCCGGCGTCACGGTGGCCTACCTGTCCGCACTGGCCGCTGAGCAGCGCACCGATCCACTCGAGGAGGGACCGGCCGAGACGGCGGACCTGGCCGCGCTCTTTCACACCGGCGGTACCACCGGCACGCCGAAGCTGGCCGCCCACACCCACGGCAACGAAGTGACCGATGCCTGGATGGTCGCCATCAGCGCTGACCTTGCCGACGACGCCGTGATCTTCGCCGCCCTACCGCTTTTCCACGTCAACGCGCTCATCGTGACCCTGCTGGCGCCACTGCTGCGCGGGCGCCCGGTGGTGTGGGCCGGCCCCCTCGGGTACCGGGACGTGGGTCTCTATAAGAACTTCTGGCGCATCGTCGAGTTCTACCGGCTGGCGGCGATGAGCGCAGTGCCCACGGTGTACGCGGTGCTCGCCCAGATCCCCGTCGATGCCGACATCTCCACAATGACCTCGGCCGTGTCGGGCGCCTCCGCGCTGCCGGACACCGTGCGACAGGATTTTCTGAAGGCCACGGGCGTGAGCCTGGTCGAGGGGTACGGACTCACCGAAGCCACCTGCGCGAGCGCCCGCAGCTTCGCTGCCGACCCCCGGCCCGGTTCGGTCGGACAACGGATGCCCTATCAACGGTTCAGGGTGGTCCAGCCGGCCGCCGACGGCACCTGGCAGGATGTCCCGGGCGGTCAGGTCGGCACGCTTCTCATCAGTGGACCGACGGTGTTCCCTGGATATGTCACCAACCGCACCGAGGCCGGCTACGTGCTCGACGGGCGCGGCGCGTTGCATGACGGTTGGCTCGACACCGGCGATCTGGCCGGCGTCGACGACGACGGGTTTGTCTACCTGGCAGGTCGGGCGAAGGACCTCATCATCCGAGGTGGCCACAACATCGACCCCGCAGTGATCGAGGAGGCGCTGCTTGCTCATCCGGATGTCACCGCAGCCGCGGCAGTGGCGCGACCCGACGTCCACTCCGGCGAGGTACCCGTCGGATTCGTGACCGTGCGACCCGGTGCCGCCGTCACCGGTCAGGATGTCACCGCTTTCGTCGGCGCGCGGATCAGCGAACGCGCTGCGGTCCCCAAGACGGTCACCATCATCGATGCGATACCCGTGACCGACGTGGGCAAGCCCTACAAGGTACCGCTGCGCGCCGCGGCCGCCGAGGAGGCGCTGACCGAGGCCCTTGCTGAGCAGCCCGGGGTGCTCACCATCCGTGGCCAGGTCGAGGCCGGCGCTCCCACCGTTGTCTTGACCCTCGACGAGGCGGCCGATCGCCAGGCCGTGGAGCGCGTGGTGAAGTCGTTCGCGGTGAACTACCAGATTCTCCAGCAATGA
- a CDS encoding TOBE domain-containing protein, with translation MTAIRVKDAAALLGVSDDTVRRWIDSGALAAGKDESGRKVIAGEDLAAFAREHAAPPPDPLGIASSARNRFVGLVTRVNADGVMAEVQMQCGPFTVVSLMSRESAESLGLAPGKLAVAVVKATTVVVETPGGQS, from the coding sequence GTGACGGCCATTCGCGTCAAAGACGCCGCCGCGCTGCTGGGTGTCAGCGATGACACCGTCCGTCGCTGGATCGACAGCGGGGCCCTGGCCGCCGGCAAGGACGAGTCCGGCCGCAAGGTCATCGCGGGTGAAGACCTGGCCGCGTTCGCCCGCGAGCACGCCGCGCCACCGCCCGACCCGCTGGGCATCGCCAGTTCGGCCCGCAACCGGTTCGTCGGACTGGTCACCCGCGTCAACGCCGACGGGGTGATGGCCGAGGTCCAGATGCAGTGCGGACCCTTCACCGTCGTCTCGCTGATGAGCCGGGAATCGGCCGAAAGTCTGGGCCTGGCCCCGGGCAAGCTCGCGGTCGCCGTCGTGAAAGCCACCACCGTGGTGGTCGAAACCCCAGGAGGGCAGTCATGA
- a CDS encoding fumarylacetoacetate hydrolase family protein: MSISVLRTTEGWWVQTPTGAAQITTSAASTAELLADRAAIDAAAAGGGTVPVAELSLLSPVTAPCRVIAQMTNFESHVRDSGMDPKTVPLTFFRKSSASISGPGDDIVRPAHVTLLDYEIEIGLVIGRDAPAGSTFTDTNLADYIAGLTVTNDISARDIQLPQTQFYEAKSYPTFTPVGPALVLLDAAELARFGDLRLRLDVNGEQRQNAMVDGDMLYRPLQALQSLTRFQDLAAGDLILTGTPAGTALTAPAKPIEMIGNLLPPAVKWKAFFGRQAKNPKYLQHGDIIEASIATDDGKVDLGTQRLAVRHT; this comes from the coding sequence ATGAGCATTTCCGTTCTACGTACAACCGAGGGCTGGTGGGTGCAGACCCCGACCGGCGCCGCACAGATCACGACATCCGCCGCCAGCACCGCGGAGCTGCTGGCCGACCGGGCAGCCATCGACGCCGCCGCGGCCGGCGGCGGCACCGTGCCCGTCGCCGAGTTGAGCCTGCTGTCACCGGTCACGGCACCGTGCCGGGTGATCGCGCAGATGACCAACTTCGAATCGCACGTCAGGGATTCCGGAATGGATCCGAAGACGGTGCCGCTGACCTTCTTCCGGAAGTCCTCAGCCTCGATCAGCGGCCCCGGTGACGACATCGTGCGTCCAGCCCATGTGACACTGCTGGACTACGAAATCGAGATCGGGCTCGTCATCGGACGAGATGCCCCGGCGGGCAGCACGTTCACCGACACCAACCTTGCTGACTACATCGCCGGCTTGACCGTCACCAACGACATCTCCGCGCGCGACATCCAACTGCCGCAAACGCAGTTCTACGAGGCCAAGTCGTATCCGACGTTCACTCCGGTGGGGCCGGCACTGGTGCTCCTCGACGCCGCCGAACTGGCCCGCTTCGGCGACCTGCGTCTGCGCCTGGACGTCAACGGCGAGCAGCGCCAGAACGCGATGGTCGACGGCGACATGCTCTACCGCCCCTTGCAGGCGCTGCAGTCTCTGACGCGATTCCAGGATCTGGCGGCAGGTGACCTCATCCTCACCGGGACCCCCGCGGGTACCGCACTGACCGCGCCGGCCAAGCCCATCGAGATGATCGGCAATCTGCTGCCGCCGGCGGTCAAGTGGAAGGCCTTCTTCGGCCGGCAGGCCAAGAACCCGAAGTATTTGCAGCACGGCGACATCATCGAGGCCTCCATCGCCACCGATGACGGGAAAGTCGACCTGGGCACCCAACGACTGGCGGTGCGTCACACATGA
- a CDS encoding sulfate/molybdate ABC transporter ATP-binding protein, with amino-acid sequence MSGLDMRARLDSRAVDVELSLDDGDVLAVLGANGAGKSTVLSLIAGLLRPDSGRITLGEDVVTDTEAGVFVRPHARGVAMLAQQALLFPHMSVAANVAYGPRCRGLGRAHARSVAHQWLQTVDAADLADRRPAQLSGGQAQRVAIARALAAEPQVLLLDEPMAALDVTAAPAVRRVLRSVLRDGGRTAVMVTHDLLDALGVANKVIVIDGGRIVERGSVRDVLTTPRSEFAARIAGVNLISGVVRTPGTLTTAWGAEVVGVGEVEPGSAAVALFHPSAVSVHPDHPHGSPRNVVPVTITELDLIGGSVRVRGADQPDGGTGLAADVTVAAATDLDLAPGRQVYFAVKAHEVQLLPISK; translated from the coding sequence ATGAGCGGCCTGGACATGCGGGCGCGGTTGGACAGCCGCGCCGTCGACGTCGAGCTGTCGCTGGACGACGGCGACGTGCTGGCCGTCCTGGGCGCGAACGGGGCGGGCAAATCCACGGTGCTGTCCCTGATCGCCGGACTGCTGCGGCCCGATTCCGGGCGCATCACGCTGGGTGAAGACGTGGTCACAGACACCGAGGCCGGCGTGTTCGTGCGCCCGCACGCCAGGGGGGTGGCCATGCTGGCGCAACAGGCTCTGCTGTTCCCGCACATGAGCGTGGCCGCCAATGTGGCCTACGGTCCGCGCTGTCGTGGCCTGGGCCGGGCGCACGCGCGCTCGGTGGCGCACCAGTGGCTGCAGACCGTCGACGCCGCGGATCTGGCGGACCGGCGTCCGGCTCAGCTGTCGGGGGGCCAGGCCCAACGGGTCGCAATCGCCCGCGCGCTCGCCGCCGAGCCACAGGTGCTGTTGCTCGACGAGCCGATGGCCGCCCTGGACGTGACCGCCGCACCGGCGGTGCGCCGCGTCCTGCGGTCGGTCCTGCGCGACGGTGGCCGGACCGCGGTGATGGTCACCCACGATCTGCTCGATGCTCTCGGCGTGGCCAACAAGGTGATCGTCATCGATGGTGGCCGCATCGTCGAACGCGGTTCGGTGCGCGACGTGCTGACCACACCGCGCAGCGAGTTCGCCGCCCGGATCGCCGGGGTCAACCTGATCTCCGGAGTGGTACGCACGCCGGGCACCCTCACGACGGCGTGGGGCGCCGAGGTGGTCGGTGTCGGCGAGGTCGAACCCGGCAGCGCAGCCGTCGCGCTGTTCCACCCCAGTGCGGTGTCGGTGCATCCGGACCATCCCCACGGCAGCCCGCGCAATGTCGTGCCGGTGACCATCACGGAACTGGACCTGATCGGCGGCAGCGTCCGGGTCCGCGGCGCGGATCAGCCCGACGGCGGCACGGGCCTGGCTGCCGATGTCACCGTCGCCGCGGCCACCGATCTGGATCTGGCGCCCGGCCGCCAGGTGTACTTCGCCGTGAAGGCCCACGAAGTGCAGCTGCTGCCCATCAGCAAATAG
- a CDS encoding TMEM165/GDT1 family protein produces the protein MLSALLLSFAVIFVAELGDKTQLVAMTFALRYKWYVVLGAITAATTLVHVLSVAIGHYLGAALPTHLLGILAGAMFIFFGLWTLRGDSLSDEEKSRAQRATGAAFFVVTSAFFLAELGDKTMLATITLAADNDWLGVWIGSTLGMVVADGLAIVVGAVAGKHLPERLIQIGAAALFLLFGFYMLFENIFSTAPVWVVALATAAVVALCAAGLAALPQRLRPAVLKTPTNSPTTEDTEQESGVEVHSTTAPEPPQTER, from the coding sequence GTGCTCTCCGCTCTGCTGCTGAGTTTCGCCGTGATCTTCGTGGCCGAACTCGGCGACAAGACCCAGCTGGTCGCGATGACTTTCGCGCTGCGCTACAAGTGGTATGTGGTGCTGGGCGCCATCACCGCTGCGACCACACTCGTGCACGTACTGTCGGTGGCCATCGGGCACTACCTCGGTGCCGCGCTGCCGACGCATCTGCTGGGCATACTCGCCGGCGCCATGTTCATCTTCTTCGGCCTGTGGACCCTGCGCGGTGATTCCCTCAGCGACGAGGAGAAGAGCCGCGCGCAACGGGCCACCGGGGCGGCATTCTTCGTGGTGACCTCTGCCTTCTTCCTCGCCGAGCTGGGCGACAAGACGATGCTGGCCACCATCACCTTGGCCGCGGACAACGACTGGCTGGGCGTGTGGATCGGGTCCACCCTCGGGATGGTGGTGGCCGACGGTCTGGCCATCGTGGTGGGCGCCGTCGCCGGCAAGCACCTTCCCGAGCGATTGATCCAGATCGGCGCAGCGGCGTTGTTCCTGCTGTTCGGGTTCTACATGCTCTTCGAGAACATCTTCTCCACCGCCCCGGTCTGGGTGGTCGCGCTGGCCACCGCCGCCGTGGTCGCCCTGTGCGCCGCCGGTCTGGCCGCGCTGCCCCAGCGGCTGCGCCCCGCCGTGCTCAAAACGCCGACCAACTCCCCCACCACCGAGGACACTGAGCAGGAATCCGGCGTCGAGGTGCACAGCACCACGGCACCGGAGCCGCCCCAGACCGAACGCTGA
- a CDS encoding ABC transporter permease has protein sequence MGLPRWIYAPAALGALFVVVPLISILVTIDWPQFIPLITSESSRAALVLSLQTASASTVVCVVIGVPMAVVLARTGFPGQSVLRALVLLPLVLPPVVGGIALLYTFGRQGLLGQYLEVFGLRIAFSTTAVVLAQSFVSLPFLVVSLEGALRSAGSRYEDIAAMLGARPTTVLRTVTLPLVLPGLISGAVLAFARSLGEFGATLTFAGSLQGVTRTLPLEIYLQRESDPDAALALSLLLIVVAGVIVVASASRRLAGPL, from the coding sequence GTGGGGTTACCGAGGTGGATCTACGCCCCGGCAGCGCTGGGTGCACTGTTCGTCGTCGTCCCCCTGATCTCCATCCTGGTCACCATCGACTGGCCCCAGTTCATTCCGCTGATCACATCCGAGTCCTCGCGCGCCGCACTGGTGTTGAGTCTGCAGACGGCGTCGGCCAGCACCGTGGTGTGCGTGGTGATCGGCGTTCCGATGGCGGTGGTGCTGGCGCGCACCGGCTTTCCCGGGCAGTCGGTGCTGCGCGCACTGGTCCTCCTGCCCCTGGTACTACCCCCGGTGGTCGGGGGCATTGCCCTGCTGTACACCTTCGGCCGCCAGGGCCTGCTGGGCCAGTACCTGGAGGTCTTCGGGCTGCGGATTGCGTTCTCCACCACCGCGGTGGTGCTGGCCCAGTCCTTCGTGTCACTGCCGTTCCTGGTGGTCAGCCTGGAAGGTGCTCTGCGGTCGGCCGGTAGTCGATACGAGGACATCGCCGCCATGCTGGGTGCGCGGCCGACCACCGTCTTGCGCACGGTGACCCTGCCGCTGGTGCTGCCCGGGCTGATCTCGGGTGCGGTGCTCGCGTTCGCGCGCTCGCTCGGCGAGTTCGGTGCCACCTTGACCTTCGCGGGCTCGCTACAGGGAGTGACGCGCACGCTGCCGCTGGAGATCTACCTGCAGCGCGAATCCGATCCCGATGCGGCGCTGGCACTGTCGCTGCTGCTGATCGTGGTGGCCGGGGTGATCGTGGTGGCCTCCGCCTCCCGGCGACTGGCAGGTCCACTATGA
- a CDS encoding SDR family NAD(P)-dependent oxidoreductase, which translates to MNSNPFDLQGHVSVVTGGGSGIGLGMAGGLAAAGASVAIIGRSADRLARARKALEQHGSRILAISADVADEDAMVAAMQQVNDELGALDSCFANAGVGGSIAPLVDTSLADFRSVTAVNLDGVFVTLREAARHMIDRGRGGSLVGISSMGARQGMPRQPGYAASKAGITAIVNSAAVELARYGIRANTVEPGWVSTDMADLALQSPGFQNRVLPRVPLRRWGTGDDFAGLAVYLAGPASAYQTGDVISIDGGYARF; encoded by the coding sequence ATGAACAGCAATCCTTTTGACCTGCAAGGCCACGTGTCGGTGGTGACCGGGGGTGGATCCGGCATCGGTCTGGGCATGGCGGGTGGTCTGGCGGCCGCCGGCGCCTCCGTGGCCATCATCGGTCGCTCCGCCGATCGGCTGGCGCGGGCCCGGAAAGCTCTGGAGCAACATGGATCCCGCATTCTGGCGATCTCTGCGGACGTGGCCGACGAGGACGCCATGGTCGCGGCGATGCAACAGGTCAACGACGAACTGGGGGCTCTCGACTCCTGTTTCGCCAACGCCGGGGTGGGCGGCAGCATCGCCCCGCTGGTGGACACCTCGCTGGCGGATTTCCGGTCGGTCACCGCGGTGAACCTCGACGGGGTGTTCGTGACCTTGCGTGAGGCGGCCCGGCACATGATCGATCGTGGCCGCGGTGGCTCCCTGGTGGGCATCTCCAGCATGGGCGCCCGCCAGGGCATGCCGCGCCAGCCCGGGTATGCCGCCTCCAAGGCCGGCATCACCGCGATCGTCAACAGCGCTGCAGTGGAACTGGCGCGGTACGGGATTCGGGCCAACACCGTCGAACCGGGCTGGGTGTCCACCGACATGGCCGACCTGGCGCTGCAGTCGCCCGGGTTCCAGAACCGGGTGCTGCCGCGGGTTCCGTTGCGCCGGTGGGGAACCGGAGACGATTTCGCCGGTCTCGCGGTGTACCTGGCCGGACCTGCCAGTGCCTATCAGACCGGCGACGTGATCTCCATCGACGGCGGTTACGCGAGGTTCTGA
- a CDS encoding TetR/AcrR family transcriptional regulator, with protein MDVPERDPGAADAPANRLQRRKMRTRNALIRSAQRFIAEGKLNVPILDITQAADVGMGSFYNHFSTKEELFAAAVADALDDMGAVLDGVTGSITDPAEAFAANYRLSGRLFRYRPREAALLLANGGSLILSDRGLSPRALRDITAAIDGGRFSITDPELGLAIAGGMFVGLATLLRERPDRDTDATVDEVTERVLRTLGMSAQQARSICRRPLPDISELRDTSTAWPAE; from the coding sequence ATGGACGTGCCCGAGCGCGACCCTGGAGCGGCCGACGCCCCGGCCAATCGCCTGCAGCGGCGCAAGATGCGCACGCGTAACGCGCTGATCCGCTCTGCTCAGCGCTTCATCGCCGAGGGCAAGTTGAACGTCCCGATCCTGGACATCACCCAGGCCGCGGATGTCGGCATGGGCTCCTTCTACAACCACTTCTCCACCAAGGAGGAGTTGTTCGCGGCTGCGGTCGCCGACGCGCTGGACGACATGGGCGCCGTCCTGGACGGTGTCACCGGGTCCATCACCGATCCCGCCGAGGCGTTCGCCGCCAACTACCGCCTCAGTGGTCGCCTCTTTCGATACCGCCCACGGGAAGCAGCCCTGCTGCTGGCCAATGGCGGTTCACTCATCCTGTCCGACCGCGGACTGTCGCCCAGAGCATTGCGCGACATCACCGCAGCGATCGACGGTGGCCGCTTCTCCATCACCGACCCGGAACTCGGCCTGGCCATTGCCGGCGGGATGTTCGTCGGCCTGGCCACGCTGCTTCGGGAGCGCCCGGACCGCGACACGGACGCCACCGTCGATGAGGTGACGGAGCGAGTCCTGCGGACCCTCGGGATGAGTGCACAGCAAGCCCGAAGTATTTGCCGCAGGCCGCTTCCCGACATCTCGGAACTACGGGACACCTCCACTGCATGGCCGGCCGAGTAG
- a CDS encoding QsdR family transcriptional regulator, whose product MSHLRVPAAERRVSRGDAFETALQWFLDGRRLDMRALAGHLDVARSTLYRWFISREALLGDIAWRIMGDTIARIEASEPAGADPRTHFLRVYGRLTETVRDYPPLVTFVADDPDYALRVLTSGYGTVQGHLIEWVGGQVDAMPGIRSDVATDDLAYAIVRLGESFIWSDMITGSAPRADVAVAMIGLLLAGASEKVTTTEEKS is encoded by the coding sequence ATGTCCCACCTGCGCGTACCGGCGGCGGAGCGGCGGGTCTCCCGCGGCGATGCCTTCGAGACCGCGCTGCAGTGGTTCCTCGACGGCAGGCGTCTCGACATGCGTGCGCTGGCAGGCCATCTCGATGTCGCGCGATCGACCCTGTATCGGTGGTTCATCAGTCGCGAAGCCCTGCTCGGTGATATCGCCTGGCGCATCATGGGCGATACCATCGCCAGGATCGAGGCATCCGAGCCGGCCGGTGCTGACCCCCGTACCCACTTCCTGCGCGTGTACGGACGCCTCACCGAGACCGTGCGGGATTACCCGCCGCTGGTGACTTTCGTGGCCGACGATCCCGACTACGCGCTTCGGGTCCTCACCTCCGGTTACGGCACCGTGCAGGGGCACCTGATCGAGTGGGTGGGCGGACAGGTGGACGCCATGCCGGGGATCCGGTCCGACGTCGCCACCGATGACCTGGCGTATGCGATCGTCCGACTGGGGGAGTCGTTCATCTGGAGCGACATGATCACCGGCAGCGCACCGCGCGCCGATGTCGCCGTCGCCATGATCGGACTGCTGCTGGCGGGCGCCAGCGAAAAAGTCACCACAACCGAGGAGAAATCATGA